A region from the Equus asinus isolate D_3611 breed Donkey chromosome 3, EquAss-T2T_v2, whole genome shotgun sequence genome encodes:
- the SGMS2 gene encoding phosphatidylcholine:ceramide cholinephosphotransferase 2 → MDIIETAKLEEHIENQTNDPANTYTRPAEPAEEENKNGNSKPKSLSNGLRKGAKKYPDYIQIAMPTDSRSKYPLEWWKTGIAFVYALFNLVLTTVMITVVHERVPPKELSPPLPDKFFDYIDRVKWAFSVSEINGIILVGLWITQWLFLRYKSIVGRRFFFIIGTLYLYRCVTMYVTTLPVPGMHFQCAPKLNGDSQAKVQRILRLISGGGLSITGSHILCGDFLFSGHTVVLTLTYLFIKEYSPRHFWWYHLICWLLSAAGIICILVAHEHYTVDVIVAYYVTTRLFWWYHSMANEKNLKVSSQTNFLSRAWWFPIFYFFEKNVQGSIPCCFSWPLSWPPGCFKSSCKKYSRVQKIGEDNEKST, encoded by the exons ATGGATATCATAGAAACAGCAAAACTTGAAGAACACATAGAAAATCAAACCAATGATCCTGCAAACACTTACACGAGACCTGCAGAACCTgctgaagaggaaaacaaaaatggcaaCAGTAAACCTAAGAGCTTGTCCAATGGGCTGCGGAAAGGTGCCAAAAAGTACCCGGACTACATCCAAATTGCCATGCCCACTGACTCAAGGAGCAAATATCCCCTTGAGTGGTGGAAAACAGGCATTGCCTTTGTGTACGCACTTTTCAACCTCGTCCTGACAACCGTCATGATCACAGTTGTACACGAGAGGGTCCCTCCCAAGGAGCTCAGCCCTCCACTCCCAGACAAGTTTTTTGATTACATTGATCGGGTGAAATGGGCATTTTCTGTATCAGaaataaatgggattatattagTTGGATTATGGATCACCCAGTGGCTGTTTCTGAGATACAA GTCAATAGTGGGGCGCAGATTCTTTTTTATCATTGGAACTTTATACCTGTATCGCTGTGTTACCATGTACGTCACTACTCTGCCTGTGCCCGGAATGCATTTCCAGTGTGCTCCGAAG CTCAACGGAGACTCCCAGGCGAAAGTGCAGCGGATTCTGCGGTTGATTTCCGGCGGGGGACTGTCCATAACTGGATCGCATATCTTGTGCGGAGACTTCCTCTTCAGCGGTCACACGGTTGTGCTGACACTAACTTATTTGTTCATCAAAGAAT ATTCGCCTCGTCACTTCTGGTGGTACCATCTAATCTGCTGGCTGCTGAGTGCCGCCGGGATCATCTGCATTCTTGTAGCACATGAACACTATACTGTCGATGTGATCGTTGCTTACTATGTCACAACACGGCTCTTCTGGTGGTACCACTCAATGGCCAATGAAAAG AACTTGAAGGTCTCTTCACAGACTAACTTCTTGTCTCGAGCATGGTGGTTccccatcttttatttttttgagaaaaacgTACAAGGCTCAATTCCTTGCTGCTTTTCCTggcccctctcctggcctcctggcTGCTTTAAATCTTCGTGCAAAAAGTATTCACGGGTTCAGAAGATCGGTGAAGATAATGAGAAATCTAcctga